DNA from Polaribacter sp. NJDZ03:
TGTCTAATAGTAATATTCAAAAAGAGTCTGTTTATCAGCTATTTAAAAAAGGATTTATCATGAATGTTTTAAATCCTAAAGTCGCTTTATTTTTTTTAGCATTTTTCCCACAGTTCTTGTTTTCTAAAACAATTTCCAATGTTATTCAGTTTTATACATTAGGAGCTCTTTTTATTGCCGTCTCTTTTTTAGTATTTACAATAATTGCAATTTTAGCAGGTAGTATTTCTAGCTATTTAAAAGAAAATGCCAAAGTGGGAGTGTACTTAAAATGGGGACAAATAATCGTATTTACCTTTATTGCAATTATGATTTTGTTATAATCGAAATCAACAAACCTCCTCTACCATATACCTCCAATAGATTTATAAAAAGCGAATATTTCTTTTTGGGTGTTCCCTTTTTTTAATCTAATATATAAAGGTGTCGTTTTTTATTTAATTCCTAATATCAATTTAAATAAGCTACTGTAAAAAAAAGGTCGGGCTTTCCACTATATCTTTTTGCGAAAAGCAAAAAGGATGTCGTTTCAATCCCTAACACAGCTAATTTGCAAATTGAAGTTCTATTTTTAGATTTCTTCTTTCTATTCAAGTTAAAAACACCATAAATCATTTTTTGAGTTCATAAAAGTTAATGGCTATTCTATAACCAAGACCTCACAGCTTTTAAAAACCTGTGAGGTCTGTAAGTTCTAGTTGTTTAAAAATAAGGTGTTTATGGTTTAATAGTATATGTTTTTATAATCTATATACTATAACATCCAATCCAATACTCCTTATTCAACTTTATGAATC
Protein-coding regions in this window:
- a CDS encoding LysE family translocator: MIETLFSFVFATAILAISPGPDNIFVLTQSIVNGTKYGIATVLGLMSGCLVHTTLVAFGVSAIIKENDSLFFIIKLLGASYLLFLAYKVYKSDAKIVLSNSNIQKESVYQLFKKGFIMNVLNPKVALFFLAFFPQFLFSKTISNVIQFYTLGALFIAVSFLVFTIIAILAGSISSYLKENAKVGVYLKWGQIIVFTFIAIMILL